A section of the Roseivirga sp. BDSF3-8 genome encodes:
- a CDS encoding tetratricopeptide repeat protein, giving the protein MKKLIPVILFSLITLGCTKDNLEEELPSSSPQNEYIIVDQLLAKAKKEFDKDPDKALELTYAALEQAEGTFYLKGEQKSHNVLHWLYLNKFENYDKAGNHHEEYQRVTQELKETKDLALLNYKKGYTLFKSQNLAEAVPYLFEARDLYLAQGDLQKEAYSLYAISKIFERVGKYEDGLYYLNKSSFDVLDDRFLWTVYQLQGKLYLEAGELSESLGSYKKSFEIVSSLDLPSKELKVLNDLARVSIMLDKTDLADGFIEQGISLAKSLDDQSSLCLFYLKKGYRYQKTGNFSDAITWNQKAKSVSIDLDNEEYQAMAYLALSHCFYEVGQIEKALQSAYMGLDISPENSSETRKNLLNNYSLYSKETGDFTTYFEYQNMLKDIEIEELKHSEYADVHKAELAYKDKLDARDHEAYIQSIQKEIATDERQGRFYLMGLGGVILIIIIAIAIYRPYKFFMSSAARVVHIMEDLQVSFRKRLAGQGPVFPHNPPSIKRPVPPDERDLHNLWKFGRRADRGKKGNDDEGTGDDPTTDKD; this is encoded by the coding sequence GACAAAGATCCTGATAAAGCTCTGGAGCTTACTTATGCTGCTCTTGAGCAAGCAGAAGGCACTTTTTATCTTAAGGGAGAGCAAAAAAGCCACAACGTATTGCATTGGCTTTACCTGAATAAATTTGAAAATTACGATAAAGCAGGCAACCATCATGAAGAATATCAGCGAGTAACTCAAGAACTAAAAGAAACTAAAGACTTAGCCCTACTCAATTATAAAAAAGGATATACCCTATTCAAAAGTCAAAATCTTGCTGAGGCAGTCCCCTACCTTTTTGAAGCAAGGGATTTATACCTTGCACAGGGAGATTTACAGAAGGAAGCGTATTCACTATATGCCATTTCAAAAATATTTGAAAGAGTGGGCAAGTATGAAGATGGGCTATACTATCTCAATAAATCTTCTTTTGATGTATTAGACGATCGTTTTTTATGGACTGTCTATCAACTGCAGGGAAAGCTTTATCTGGAAGCCGGTGAGCTTAGTGAATCTTTAGGTAGCTATAAAAAGTCTTTTGAAATCGTCTCCTCCCTCGACCTTCCTTCAAAGGAACTAAAAGTTTTGAATGACCTGGCTCGGGTAAGTATAATGCTTGATAAAACAGACCTTGCTGACGGCTTTATTGAACAAGGGATTTCACTAGCAAAAAGTCTTGATGACCAATCTTCACTTTGCCTTTTCTATTTAAAAAAAGGATACAGGTATCAAAAAACCGGAAACTTTAGTGATGCAATAACATGGAATCAGAAGGCTAAATCTGTTTCAATAGATTTAGATAATGAGGAATACCAGGCAATGGCCTACCTTGCTCTATCCCATTGCTTTTATGAAGTTGGACAAATCGAAAAAGCACTCCAAAGTGCCTATATGGGACTTGATATCAGTCCGGAAAACAGCTCAGAAACGAGAAAAAACCTGTTAAACAATTACAGCTTATATAGTAAAGAGACGGGGGATTTCACCACATATTTTGAATATCAAAATATGTTGAAGGATATTGAGATAGAAGAACTTAAGCACAGCGAATACGCTGACGTACACAAAGCCGAGCTTGCGTATAAAGACAAGCTCGATGCCCGCGACCATGAGGCCTATATCCAGTCCATCCAAAAAGAGATAGCCACAGATGAGCGGCAAGGCAGGTTTTACCTGATGGGCCTGGGCGGGGTTATCCTCATTATCATCATAGCGATAGCCATATACAGGCCTTACAAATTCTTCATGAGCAGTGCCGCGCGCGTGGTTCATATCATGGAAGACCTGCAGGTATCCTTCAGAAAGCGCCTGGCTGGTCAGGGGCCTGTTTTCCCCCATAACCCACCCAGCATAAAGCGTCCGGTGCCGCCGGATGAGCGCGACCTGCATAACCTCTGGAAGTTTGGTCGCCGTGCCGACCGCGGCAAAAAGGGAAATGATGATGAGGGCACGGGTGACGACCCCACCACAGATAAAGACTAA
- a CDS encoding pinensin family lanthipeptide has product MKKKIAIKQLQVQSFVTDLSKVKGGVTNETEYCGSEEAGCGSNDCSQHPSICFPCQTPMCTFNDECWTDPYNV; this is encoded by the coding sequence ATGAAGAAAAAAATTGCTATCAAACAGCTTCAAGTTCAAAGCTTTGTAACAGACCTTAGTAAGGTGAAAGGTGGAGTAACTAATGAAACGGAGTATTGTGGGAGCGAGGAGGCTGGTTGCGGTTCCAACGATTGTAGTCAACACCCTAGTATCTGTTTTCCATGTCAAACTCCCATGTGTACATTTAATGATGAATGCTGGACTGATCCTTACAATGTTTGA
- a CDS encoding DUF932 domain-containing protein, whose amino-acid sequence MAHKIHLNTLSGQHSFMSVKQMAWHGLGQVVDQYPTSSEAIKYAGLDYEVAKRPLFTLNTASAACEEGSSIPEVQVPGYQATVRTDTDQVLGIVGSKYEVVQNRDAFAFFDSIVEGEGILYETAGALGKGERIFITAKLPDYIRIGNSDDVITKYLLFTTSHDGSGSIMACFTPVRVVCNNTLNAAMRNKSNCISIRHTASAAGRLSEARTLLGLTNRFTSELDGLLNHWAKVRITDEQVKKLVRMALAPDNTAVRHIQQNNLEELSTVTKNRCDKAIEYAFSHPTQLLNTTKGTLYGAYNAVSGYYQNVANYKDDEARFTSITEGTGRNKLQRAFQLCQTFERFGTLELLNN is encoded by the coding sequence ATGGCACATAAAATCCACTTAAACACCCTTAGCGGACAGCACAGCTTTATGAGCGTAAAACAAATGGCCTGGCATGGCCTGGGGCAGGTCGTAGACCAGTACCCAACCAGCTCCGAAGCCATTAAATACGCCGGCCTTGATTATGAGGTAGCCAAGCGCCCCTTATTTACCCTGAACACAGCCTCAGCGGCTTGTGAGGAGGGTAGCTCCATTCCCGAAGTGCAGGTGCCCGGCTACCAGGCCACTGTTCGTACCGATACAGATCAGGTGCTGGGTATTGTAGGAAGCAAATACGAGGTCGTCCAAAACCGTGACGCCTTTGCGTTTTTCGATTCGATTGTAGAAGGGGAGGGCATACTGTATGAAACCGCCGGGGCACTGGGCAAGGGCGAGCGCATCTTTATTACGGCAAAGCTGCCCGACTATATCCGTATAGGCAACAGCGACGACGTGATTACTAAATACCTGCTATTTACCACCAGCCACGACGGGTCCGGTAGCATTATGGCTTGCTTTACGCCCGTTCGGGTGGTATGTAATAATACCTTAAATGCAGCTATGCGTAATAAGTCTAACTGTATAAGTATACGCCACACCGCCAGTGCAGCCGGGCGCCTCAGTGAGGCCCGCACCCTGCTGGGGCTCACCAACCGCTTTACCAGTGAACTTGATGGGCTTTTGAACCACTGGGCGAAGGTACGCATCACCGATGAGCAGGTAAAAAAGCTGGTCCGTATGGCCCTGGCCCCGGACAATACAGCCGTACGCCATATACAGCAGAATAACCTGGAGGAGCTGAGCACCGTGACCAAAAACCGCTGTGATAAAGCCATTGAGTACGCCTTTAGCCATCCTACCCAATTGCTAAACACCACCAAAGGCACCCTTTACGGGGCCTATAATGCCGTCAGCGGTTATTACCAGAATGTAGCCAATTACAAAGACGACGAAGCGCGGTTTACCTCCATAACCGAGGGTACCGGCCGTAACAAGCTGCAGCGTGCCTTCCAGCTTTGTCAAACTTTTGAACGGTTTGGTACGCTGGAACTTCTTAACAATTGA
- a CDS encoding helix-turn-helix transcriptional regulator: protein MSDKPTGSEFFNKAKLARKLIGLTQRQLAADLSRAQRDISFIENGQRDKLVPHDYMAYLHQKGIDLNWLYEPDPAEEVSREASFRKAFRTEPATMPSPQGVATYFLVRYDEAGRLVKTPEQKLVAEFDRFPLPGLAAGKEPLIGFVLGKDTPPWQAEDIVICRSIALSALRRGIDYLVIAEGRLSTRRIEQEITSGSERYVHWIDDKMPKKNIQQVWEPLRSIVGSIGNPRGLAPWEQQERQRW from the coding sequence ATGTCAGACAAACCTACCGGATCGGAATTTTTTAATAAGGCCAAGCTCGCCCGAAAGTTAATAGGCCTTACCCAGAGACAACTGGCCGCTGACCTTAGCCGCGCACAGCGCGACATCAGCTTTATCGAAAACGGGCAGCGGGATAAGCTCGTGCCCCATGATTATATGGCTTACCTCCACCAGAAGGGCATAGACCTTAACTGGCTCTACGAACCGGATCCTGCCGAGGAGGTCAGCCGGGAGGCTTCTTTCCGGAAGGCATTTCGTACCGAACCTGCTACTATGCCATCGCCGCAGGGGGTGGCCACCTATTTTTTGGTACGCTATGATGAGGCCGGAAGGCTGGTGAAAACACCTGAACAGAAACTGGTGGCCGAGTTTGACCGCTTTCCCCTGCCCGGCCTGGCGGCGGGAAAAGAGCCGCTCATCGGTTTCGTGCTGGGCAAAGATACCCCGCCATGGCAGGCAGAGGATATCGTAATCTGCCGTAGCATTGCCTTATCCGCTCTCAGGCGAGGGATAGACTACCTGGTCATTGCTGAAGGGCGTCTGAGCACCAGGCGCATAGAGCAGGAAATAACCTCCGGTAGTGAGCGGTACGTACACTGGATAGATGATAAAATGCCCAAAAAGAATATTCAGCAGGTATGGGAGCCTCTCAGGAGCATTGTAGGCTCTATAGGCAACCCACGGGGCCTGGCCCCCTGGGAGCAGCAGGAAAGGCAAAGGTGGTAG